One genomic window of Methanosarcina acetivorans C2A includes the following:
- a CDS encoding respiratory chain complex I subunit 1 family protein produces MNTSFLLFALLNPLFALLAAPLYMALIRKVKAYAQWRKGPRLFQVYYDLKKLMQKEAVYSPTSSWVMRFTPYLNLSTLLVCSLFVPLIFVPEPAGGLGNIIVFLYLLALERFFTALGGLDAGSAFGGMGSSRSMSLAAVIEPTMVVSFAALAFVLKSLNLHRMFALTAGTVLPISPTLVLVSISLFIILIVETGRLPVDNPATHLELTMINEAMILEQTGKNLALLELAHALKQFLLMGILINTILPVGLSTEIDAGKIAVSALLFLLKAGLLAVIIGLFESSVAKMRLFRLPAFYVMAFFFSALTILIEVFA; encoded by the coding sequence ATGAACACCTCGTTCCTGCTCTTTGCCCTCTTAAATCCGCTTTTTGCCCTGCTGGCAGCTCCTCTGTACATGGCTCTGATCCGGAAGGTAAAGGCATATGCCCAGTGGAGAAAAGGCCCGAGGCTCTTTCAGGTCTATTACGACTTAAAAAAACTCATGCAAAAGGAAGCTGTCTATTCTCCGACTTCGTCATGGGTCATGCGCTTTACCCCATACCTCAACCTTTCGACCCTGCTCGTCTGTTCCCTCTTCGTACCCCTGATCTTTGTCCCGGAACCTGCAGGAGGGCTCGGAAACATTATTGTCTTCCTGTACCTCCTGGCGCTTGAAAGGTTCTTTACCGCCCTGGGAGGACTTGACGCCGGGAGTGCTTTCGGAGGCATGGGCAGTTCAAGGTCGATGAGCCTTGCAGCCGTAATCGAACCGACAATGGTGGTCTCTTTTGCAGCTCTTGCCTTTGTGCTGAAAAGCCTTAACCTGCACCGGATGTTTGCCCTTACTGCAGGCACGGTCCTTCCCATAAGCCCGACCCTTGTCCTGGTCTCAATCTCGCTTTTCATTATCCTTATAGTGGAAACCGGCAGGCTACCTGTGGACAACCCGGCGACTCACCTTGAACTTACCATGATTAATGAAGCAATGATCCTCGAACAGACAGGAAAGAACCTTGCCCTGCTGGAACTTGCCCATGCCCTTAAACAGTTCCTGTTGATGGGGATATTGATCAACACGATCCTTCCGGTAGGGCTCAGCACGGAAATCGATGCCGGAAAAATTGCGGTTTCAGCCCTTCTCTTCCTCCTGAAGGCAGGGCTGCTTGCAGTAATAATCGGGCTCTTTGAATCATCCGTTGCAAAGATGAGGCTCTTCAGGCTTCCTGCATTTTATGTGATGGCATTTTTCTTTTCAGCCCTTACCATCCTTATCGAGGTGTTTGCATGA
- a CDS encoding proton-conducting transporter membrane subunit yields MIRYYLLVMGLFLTLGLIPKSHRLMNALAAGNGLLHLAMSCVALLIFDLPGRLGETLYLDHLNIYVELITALGFSAAAFYARGYTDSLMEAGELDPKNLKTFYLAFNLLLITATVALFSDNLALFWIFAELTTVCAAMLVAILSARENIDAALKYVFIVSGSMLFAFLGLIFLFTLSEQALGEGTLDWTELAVHASEFSPALLLASFSFMFIGFGAKAGVAPFHTWLPDAYARAPSVSAILSGLMQNLGIYGIIRIYALLKENGAASQASLILIAAGVFSIALASFSMFQQRNLKRLIAFSSVEHMGLLLIGIGIGTPLALFWTLFYMLVHVLVKETLLFSAGILHRQYRSNMREDMKDVFKLQPRAAWGLILGSIAIIGMPPFPLFPAKFFILLESAEISPYLTLAVLLMLILAAASFANFLLKAFSKVTIEGENRKEEHSHTTGAPEGKGGAVKESSAGKAGNEERRLPTRYMVREGMRVPVVFMLALALVLGFYFPDALKNLLDAIILELGYV; encoded by the coding sequence GTGATTCGGTATTATCTCCTGGTAATGGGACTGTTCCTGACACTCGGCCTGATTCCGAAGTCCCACAGGTTAATGAATGCTCTTGCCGCAGGAAACGGCCTCCTGCACCTTGCCATGAGCTGCGTTGCCCTGCTTATCTTTGACCTGCCCGGAAGGCTCGGAGAAACCCTCTATCTTGACCACCTCAACATTTACGTGGAACTAATAACAGCCCTGGGCTTTTCCGCAGCGGCCTTCTATGCCAGAGGATATACAGACAGCCTTATGGAAGCCGGAGAGCTTGACCCCAAAAATCTGAAGACCTTCTACCTTGCCTTCAACCTCCTGCTCATTACAGCCACTGTTGCGCTCTTTTCGGACAATCTGGCGCTATTCTGGATCTTTGCAGAACTCACAACGGTCTGCGCTGCCATGCTTGTTGCAATCCTTTCTGCGAGGGAGAATATCGATGCCGCCTTAAAGTACGTCTTCATAGTCTCCGGATCCATGCTCTTTGCTTTCCTCGGGCTGATTTTCCTCTTCACCCTCTCGGAACAGGCCCTAGGGGAAGGTACCCTTGACTGGACGGAGCTGGCAGTCCATGCCTCGGAGTTTTCACCTGCCCTCCTCCTTGCAAGCTTTAGCTTCATGTTCATAGGCTTCGGGGCAAAAGCAGGAGTGGCTCCTTTCCACACCTGGCTCCCGGACGCCTATGCAAGAGCTCCATCGGTTAGTGCAATTCTCTCAGGGCTGATGCAGAACCTGGGGATCTACGGCATAATAAGGATATACGCCCTGCTCAAGGAAAACGGTGCTGCCTCCCAGGCATCTTTGATCCTGATAGCAGCCGGGGTTTTCTCAATTGCACTTGCGTCCTTCAGCATGTTCCAGCAGAGGAACTTAAAGCGACTGATAGCCTTTTCAAGCGTTGAGCACATGGGTCTGCTCCTCATAGGGATAGGGATAGGGACGCCTCTTGCCCTTTTCTGGACTTTGTTTTACATGCTCGTCCATGTCCTAGTAAAGGAAACTCTCCTGTTTTCCGCAGGCATCCTGCACAGGCAGTACAGGAGCAACATGCGCGAAGACATGAAAGACGTCTTTAAACTCCAGCCAAGAGCTGCCTGGGGCCTTATCCTCGGGAGCATTGCAATCATAGGAATGCCGCCTTTCCCCCTCTTTCCGGCAAAATTCTTCATCCTGCTGGAAAGCGCGGAGATTTCGCCCTACCTGACCCTTGCGGTGCTGCTGATGCTCATCCTTGCAGCCGCTTCCTTTGCAAACTTCCTCCTGAAAGCTTTCTCAAAGGTGACTATCGAGGGAGAAAATAGAAAAGAAGAGCACAGCCACACAACAGGGGCTCCTGAAGGAAAAGGAGGAGCCGTAAAGGAAAGCTCCGCAGGAAAAGCAGGAAATGAGGAAAGAAGGCTTCCAACCAGGTATATGGTGAGGGAAGGGATGAGGGTCCCGGTGGTTTTCATGCTGGCTCTGGCCCTTGTCCTCGGCTTCTATTTCCCGGACGCGCTTAAGAACCTGCTTGATGCGATAATTCTTGAACTCGGGTATGTGTAA
- a CDS encoding NADH-quinone oxidoreductase subunit C has translation MDVKMNEDTKELLSTISGIAEEEPELLSARENEIYLKISEAGFEDITPALAERKFSLIGLFCAEVFENTDGFTLFYAFKQAGKASVLVLVREPGKEKRVSSVAGIFPSASWFEREIRDGFGLDFAGALDNRRLFLHECYHEGFHPLQKAFKNGPVHPVETPSKEYKFRQVKGEGVYQIPVGPVHAGIIEPGHFRFSVIGEPIFSLEIRLFYKHRGIEKLAEGKSPSECVALAEAVSGDESMANATGFCMAVEQACGISVPERAERLRAIMLELERIYSLLGDLAGMAVDVGFALVASPFSILREEVFRQNEKLTGSRFLRGITVLGGLKKDIPDSALKELPAFLEKFSRAFESAYDRAMSSSSLIDRFATTGVIKKELVSPLNLTGPLARASGCPADTRIDRPYGAYRDFAPEPSVRKRGDVLSRFEIKADEIRASVNLILRLTENLPQEPVFAENREEAENIGQNSGKNGSSGVTGYSLALVEAARGQNLHWVYLKNGLIDRYKVRTASYCNWQAIEHAVIGNIVPDFPLINKSLNLSYAGTDL, from the coding sequence ATGGATGTCAAAATGAATGAGGATACAAAGGAATTGCTTTCAACGATTTCGGGCATTGCGGAAGAAGAGCCCGAACTGCTCAGTGCCCGGGAAAACGAAATATACCTGAAAATTTCGGAAGCAGGGTTTGAAGATATAACCCCTGCACTTGCGGAAAGGAAGTTCAGCCTAATAGGCCTCTTCTGTGCGGAAGTTTTTGAAAATACTGACGGTTTTACTCTCTTTTATGCTTTCAAACAGGCAGGAAAAGCCTCTGTCCTTGTACTTGTCCGGGAGCCGGGAAAAGAAAAAAGAGTCAGCTCGGTTGCAGGAATTTTCCCTTCAGCCTCCTGGTTTGAGCGGGAAATAAGGGACGGATTCGGGCTGGACTTCGCCGGAGCCCTTGATAATAGAAGACTTTTCCTGCACGAGTGCTATCACGAAGGTTTCCATCCCCTGCAAAAGGCTTTCAAAAACGGGCCGGTTCATCCGGTTGAAACTCCTAGCAAGGAATACAAATTCAGACAGGTTAAAGGCGAAGGTGTGTACCAGATCCCTGTCGGGCCCGTGCATGCCGGAATAATCGAACCCGGGCATTTCAGATTCAGCGTGATAGGAGAGCCCATATTCAGCCTTGAAATCCGGCTTTTTTACAAGCACAGGGGCATAGAAAAACTGGCTGAAGGAAAAAGCCCCTCGGAATGCGTCGCTCTTGCCGAAGCCGTGAGCGGGGATGAGAGCATGGCAAATGCAACAGGGTTCTGCATGGCAGTGGAGCAGGCCTGCGGAATAAGCGTGCCTGAAAGGGCTGAACGCTTGCGAGCAATAATGCTTGAGCTCGAACGTATCTATTCCCTGTTAGGAGACCTTGCCGGAATGGCTGTTGATGTTGGTTTCGCGCTTGTTGCAAGCCCCTTCTCCATATTGAGGGAAGAGGTATTCAGGCAGAACGAAAAACTGACCGGCTCAAGATTCCTGCGCGGGATTACCGTTTTAGGAGGGCTGAAAAAAGATATTCCCGATTCGGCTTTGAAAGAGCTTCCAGCCTTCCTTGAGAAATTTTCGCGGGCATTTGAATCGGCTTATGACAGAGCGATGTCTTCATCTTCCCTTATCGACAGGTTTGCAACGACAGGTGTGATAAAAAAGGAACTTGTCTCCCCACTTAACCTTACAGGTCCCCTTGCCAGGGCTTCAGGCTGCCCTGCCGACACCCGGATTGACAGGCCCTATGGAGCCTACAGGGACTTTGCCCCGGAACCTTCAGTCAGGAAAAGAGGGGATGTGCTCTCACGCTTTGAGATAAAAGCCGATGAGATCCGGGCATCAGTGAACCTGATCCTTCGACTTACAGAAAACCTTCCGCAGGAACCCGTATTTGCTGAAAACAGGGAGGAAGCTGAAAATATAGGGCAGAACTCAGGGAAAAACGGCAGCTCAGGAGTCACAGGATATTCACTTGCCCTCGTAGAAGCTGCGAGAGGACAGAACCTGCACTGGGTCTACCTGAAAAACGGGCTTATTGACAGGTATAAGGTCAGGACCGCATCTTACTGCAACTGGCAGGCTATAGAACATGCAGTAATCGGAAACATTGTTCCTGATTTCCCCCTGATAAACAAGAGCCTTAACCTTTCATACGCTGGGACCGACCTTTGA
- a CDS encoding NADH-quinone oxidoreductase subunit B family protein, producing MVNPLSLFLRPKVTETFKFRDEELEALGEEIKKEIPKVFGHSLAIRELDSGSDNSTEIEISNLGNPHYDVERFGISFVASPRHADILLVTGAVTLNMAEAVKKTYEAMPSPKFVVAVGDDACDGGIYKDSYAVLSGVDKILPVDMKIPGNPPSPKEILKGILALVKKASK from the coding sequence ATGGTAAACCCTCTTTCCCTCTTTCTCCGCCCTAAAGTTACGGAGACCTTTAAATTCCGGGATGAAGAACTCGAAGCACTTGGAGAAGAAATCAAAAAAGAGATCCCGAAAGTTTTCGGGCACAGCCTTGCCATCCGCGAACTGGATTCAGGCAGTGACAACTCCACCGAGATTGAGATCTCAAACCTCGGGAACCCTCATTATGATGTTGAGAGGTTCGGGATCTCTTTTGTGGCTTCCCCGAGGCATGCTGACATCCTGCTAGTAACAGGAGCTGTCACCCTTAACATGGCGGAAGCCGTGAAAAAAACCTATGAAGCCATGCCCTCCCCTAAGTTTGTGGTAGCAGTCGGAGACGACGCTTGTGACGGCGGGATTTATAAGGATTCTTATGCCGTACTCAGCGGGGTTGACAAAATCCTGCCCGTGGATATGAAAATTCCCGGGAACCCGCCCTCTCCGAAAGAGATTTTGAAAGGGATTTTAGCCCTTGTAAAAAAAGCCTCTAAATAA
- a CDS encoding class I SAM-dependent methyltransferase, whose product MSESSGNQDAQTGKEVAATKKWLSVKEAEALGYYDFMSYLGVPYYHTGGLVSTGKLAELCRIDSNKKVLMVGCGTGFSACYLARKIGCEVVGIDIAEVSIEEAKERARRQRVSDKAKFRVGDAYALPFEAGTFDAVVTESVSQFLDRKKAFKEFSRVLKPGGYIGINEMYKEEKIPPKTAEEIAHAEEVFREITGLPFSLPTPEEWKKGLEEVGLKEINVRKFRPSPSLGEIKTFIEGMEGIWNFTFHFAELMLKIGKYSLFSRKIRYRFKRLGEGKKILLRKKSTSKYAGYVLATGIKE is encoded by the coding sequence ATGTCTGAAAGTTCGGGAAATCAAGATGCACAAACAGGAAAGGAAGTAGCTGCCACCAAAAAGTGGCTTTCAGTTAAAGAAGCCGAAGCTCTCGGCTATTACGATTTTATGAGTTACCTGGGAGTGCCCTACTACCATACAGGCGGTCTCGTATCCACCGGAAAACTTGCTGAGTTATGCCGGATCGACTCAAATAAAAAAGTCCTGATGGTAGGCTGTGGGACCGGTTTTTCTGCCTGCTACCTTGCCCGAAAAATAGGCTGTGAGGTTGTGGGAATTGATATTGCGGAAGTTTCAATCGAGGAAGCAAAAGAAAGAGCCAGAAGGCAGAGAGTTTCGGATAAGGCAAAATTCAGGGTGGGAGACGCCTATGCCCTGCCCTTTGAAGCCGGGACATTTGACGCAGTGGTAACTGAGTCTGTTTCCCAGTTCCTGGACAGGAAAAAGGCCTTCAAAGAATTCTCACGGGTCCTGAAACCGGGAGGCTATATAGGAATCAACGAAATGTATAAAGAGGAGAAGATTCCCCCGAAAACCGCTGAAGAAATCGCTCACGCAGAAGAAGTATTCAGGGAAATTACAGGGCTTCCCTTTTCCCTTCCCACACCAGAAGAATGGAAAAAAGGACTTGAAGAAGTGGGACTGAAAGAAATAAATGTCCGAAAGTTCAGACCTTCCCCGAGTCTCGGAGAAATAAAAACGTTTATAGAGGGAATGGAAGGAATCTGGAACTTTACCTTCCACTTTGCAGAGCTGATGTTGAAAATAGGAAAGTACTCCCTGTTCAGCAGAAAGATCCGTTACCGGTTCAAAAGGCTGGGAGAAGGTAAAAAAATCCTGCTCCGAAAAAAGTCAACCTCAAAATATGCAGGTTACGTCCTCGCTACCGGAATAAAGGAATAG
- a CDS encoding helix-turn-helix transcriptional regulator: MKISLIDLAFLSEKRKDLLLLLEEGPKTGDEIKTALNVNSTSIMPQIKKLKEGRLIVQDEKSAYKLSDMGEIVVEKMEPLLDTVRVFEENYDYWINHDFSAIPEHLLNRIDELGNYFMLEADLNRLFEVPEDFRKNLLESKHIKMFLSYFNPLHIELYAEIVRKEAEMSLILTKPVFDRMKNDYFEDLKMLVESKNTEVYICDKNVTLKDVVTERFCSLVLFDKKGKFDHQRLMSFDESALKWCEELFLYYKDMSRRLDKI; the protein is encoded by the coding sequence ATGAAAATATCACTTATTGACCTGGCGTTTCTATCTGAAAAAAGGAAGGATTTGTTGCTCCTTCTGGAAGAAGGGCCCAAGACAGGCGACGAAATAAAAACGGCCCTTAACGTAAACTCGACTTCGATTATGCCCCAGATAAAGAAGTTAAAGGAAGGGCGTCTGATCGTTCAGGATGAAAAAAGTGCCTACAAGCTCTCGGACATGGGAGAAATAGTTGTCGAGAAGATGGAGCCTCTGCTGGACACGGTCAGGGTCTTTGAGGAAAACTACGATTACTGGATTAACCACGACTTTAGTGCAATTCCCGAGCACCTTCTTAACCGGATTGACGAACTAGGGAATTACTTCATGCTTGAAGCCGACCTTAACCGGCTTTTTGAGGTTCCCGAGGACTTTAGAAAGAACCTTCTTGAGTCAAAACATATAAAAATGTTCCTTTCATACTTCAATCCCCTCCATATTGAACTCTATGCCGAGATAGTACGAAAAGAAGCGGAAATGTCCCTTATCCTGACAAAACCGGTCTTTGACAGAATGAAAAATGATTATTTTGAAGACCTGAAAATGCTTGTGGAATCAAAGAACACGGAAGTATATATCTGCGACAAAAATGTGACGCTTAAAGACGTCGTAACGGAACGCTTCTGCTCTCTTGTACTCTTTGATAAAAAAGGAAAGTTTGACCATCAGCGCTTGATGAGCTTCGATGAAAGCGCACTAAAATGGTGCGAAGAGCTCTTTTTATATTATAAAGATATGTCCAGGCGGCTGGACAAAATATAA
- a CDS encoding response regulator: MKEILIVEDNPMNMELILDLLEFYGHRVTEAEDGIKALERLAEKKFDIILLDMQLPKMDGLEVLDRIKKNPATADIPVIAVTAHAMKGSEEHFIEMGCVDYISKPIDIHRFRSLIDKYLGE, encoded by the coding sequence ATGAAAGAAATTCTTATTGTCGAAGATAACCCTATGAACATGGAATTGATCCTGGACCTTCTGGAGTTTTACGGACACCGTGTAACCGAAGCAGAGGACGGGATAAAGGCTCTTGAGCGCCTTGCTGAGAAAAAGTTCGATATTATCCTCCTCGATATGCAACTTCCTAAAATGGACGGGCTTGAGGTTCTGGACAGAATAAAAAAGAACCCTGCGACTGCGGATATTCCTGTGATAGCTGTCACAGCCCATGCCATGAAAGGAAGCGAAGAACACTTTATCGAAATGGGATGCGTGGATTATATCTCAAAACCCATAGACATCCACAGGTTCAGATCCCTGATCGATAAATATCTGGGAGAATAA
- a CDS encoding response regulator translates to MNVSRKILVIIYIIFALLTSVVIFASQNILDSSFSGLEEKEAIENVESVHNVIDFQIIQLDETSSALVSREDVRAFMVSENPKDLGGTLLTDLFTLSGCDFVFFVNSSGTMIYSQVSDSKNASDASSDLIITEIDQKINEGDLLCRERLSPLSGILLLENGPVIVSCRPVSAALDNSKMIGTIVLGKKLDSDFVDSIQKITGNPVLLYGPDNAPPEFEHVFSENGSENFTQLVDVEGDRLAGYFIHRDINGNPTIMVRTTADRNIYEEGRKSLRYIVLFLLFSGLMVGAGCKFLLDREVVSRLVAIDSFVDRVGKDEDFSAHCIMEGDDELSRLTEGINRMLDRLRLNSDKVKAQEHEKKVILNSLSELVIFMDLELKIVWANRASLDYAGLKLENIVGHSYEKLSPISDAVSGRALAQKALESGNEETGEVVTPDGKIWTIRMNLIKDEDGKVTGFLQTGLDITAHRRSEEKLLQAKLEAEAASCTKSEFLANMSHELRTPLNSIIGFSDILIERVFGELNEKQLKYVNNISGSGKHLLGLINDILDLSKVEAGKMDLHYSEFTVDSVFEEVKSTLFPLAQAKSLEINFVVGPDFGDIQADRSRLIQILYNLVSNAIKFTPEGGRVSVYCKKSGSRALFSVTDTGIGISSEDQKKLFQPFTQIDSSSARQYCGTGLGLALVKKIVNLHKGDIWVESELEKGSTFMFTIPLTKPPESPKADTKGIEDVMLEFEMSKAAAFSAKECEEALKEELELPEILLPENREAQSLVLVVDDDINSNELISVVLREAGYSTASLHNGKDVLEVAKKLKPDVITLDVLLPDTSGWNVLKQLKSDLDTTSIPVLIISVTDNNELGVALGATYSFTKPVRRVELLDSLREITGKFSFDEPKVLIIDDDENAVELLSSMIESEGFEIVKAYSGQAGLDKLFSEQQPDILILDLLMPEISGFEIISRLRDGEQTKDIPLIVCTAGEFTEKNIEKLNGELKGHLISIMKKGTFGRKELINRIKQLAMLKRREDERNSYCRR, encoded by the coding sequence ATGAATGTGAGTAGAAAAATTCTTGTTATTATCTACATAATTTTTGCTCTTCTTACTTCAGTCGTTATTTTTGCATCACAGAACATTCTTGACTCAAGTTTTTCCGGTCTGGAGGAGAAAGAAGCAATTGAAAATGTGGAAAGTGTACATAATGTAATTGATTTCCAAATCATACAGCTGGACGAGACAAGCTCCGCCCTGGTTTCAAGGGAAGATGTCCGGGCTTTCATGGTAAGTGAGAATCCGAAAGATCTTGGCGGAACTTTACTCACCGATCTTTTTACCCTGAGCGGATGCGACTTTGTTTTTTTTGTCAATAGTTCGGGGACTATGATATACTCTCAGGTCTCTGACTCAAAAAATGCCAGTGATGCTTCCAGCGACTTAATTATCACTGAAATAGACCAGAAGATCAATGAGGGAGACCTTCTCTGCAGGGAGAGGCTGAGTCCTTTAAGCGGGATACTCCTGTTGGAAAACGGGCCTGTAATTGTTTCCTGCCGTCCTGTGTCTGCAGCACTCGATAACAGCAAAATGATCGGAACAATTGTCCTGGGAAAGAAGCTGGATTCCGATTTCGTTGATTCAATCCAGAAAATTACGGGAAATCCGGTTTTACTTTATGGGCCTGATAACGCGCCTCCTGAATTTGAGCATGTTTTTTCAGAAAATGGAAGTGAGAATTTCACACAGCTTGTAGATGTAGAAGGGGACAGGTTGGCAGGTTATTTTATCCACAGGGACATTAACGGAAACCCAACCATCATGGTTAGGACGACTGCCGACAGGAATATCTATGAGGAAGGCAGGAAGTCCCTCAGGTATATAGTTCTCTTCCTCCTGTTTTCCGGCCTCATGGTCGGAGCAGGTTGTAAGTTCCTTCTTGACAGGGAGGTCGTATCCCGGCTTGTTGCTATCGATTCTTTTGTAGACAGGGTGGGAAAGGATGAAGATTTCTCGGCACACTGTATTATGGAAGGGGATGACGAACTCTCAAGGTTGACTGAAGGAATAAACCGGATGCTTGACCGCCTGAGGTTGAATTCCGATAAGGTTAAAGCTCAGGAACATGAGAAAAAAGTTATTCTCAACTCTCTCAGCGAACTCGTGATCTTTATGGATCTTGAGTTGAAAATCGTCTGGGCAAACAGGGCTTCTCTTGACTACGCAGGCCTTAAACTCGAAAACATTGTTGGGCACAGCTATGAAAAACTTTCCCCTATTTCCGATGCGGTTTCCGGAAGAGCTCTTGCACAAAAAGCGCTTGAGTCCGGAAATGAGGAAACAGGAGAGGTAGTTACCCCCGACGGAAAAATCTGGACGATCCGTATGAATCTGATAAAGGATGAAGACGGAAAAGTAACCGGGTTCCTGCAAACAGGGCTTGATATTACGGCACACAGGCGTTCCGAAGAGAAACTGCTTCAAGCAAAATTGGAAGCTGAGGCAGCCAGCTGTACAAAGAGCGAGTTCCTTGCCAATATGAGCCATGAACTGCGGACGCCTCTGAATTCCATTATCGGTTTTTCGGACATCCTGATCGAGAGAGTTTTTGGGGAACTGAACGAAAAACAGCTGAAGTATGTTAATAACATCTCTGGAAGTGGAAAACACCTCCTGGGGCTTATAAATGATATTCTTGACCTCTCTAAAGTAGAAGCCGGAAAAATGGACCTGCACTACAGTGAGTTTACTGTTGACTCGGTTTTCGAAGAGGTGAAATCCACGCTCTTCCCTCTTGCCCAGGCTAAATCCCTTGAAATAAACTTTGTGGTAGGGCCGGATTTCGGAGACATTCAGGCCGACAGAAGCCGGCTTATTCAGATCCTCTATAATCTTGTAAGCAATGCGATTAAGTTTACCCCGGAGGGGGGTAGAGTCTCGGTCTACTGCAAAAAGAGCGGAAGCAGGGCTCTTTTTTCCGTAACGGATACAGGAATCGGGATTTCTTCTGAGGACCAGAAAAAACTTTTCCAGCCCTTTACCCAGATCGATTCCTCCTCAGCCAGGCAGTACTGCGGGACTGGGCTCGGGCTTGCTCTGGTGAAGAAAATTGTAAATCTACACAAGGGAGACATCTGGGTTGAGAGTGAACTTGAAAAAGGCAGTACTTTTATGTTCACAATTCCCCTCACAAAGCCTCCCGAGTCCCCAAAGGCCGACACAAAGGGCATTGAGGACGTAATGCTTGAGTTTGAAATGAGTAAAGCAGCTGCCTTCTCCGCTAAAGAGTGTGAGGAAGCTTTAAAGGAAGAACTCGAGCTTCCGGAAATCCTTCTCCCTGAAAATAGGGAAGCTCAGAGTCTTGTGCTTGTAGTCGACGATGACATAAATTCCAATGAACTGATCTCAGTTGTTCTTCGGGAAGCCGGGTACAGTACAGCTTCCCTGCATAATGGAAAAGATGTTTTGGAAGTTGCAAAGAAACTTAAGCCTGATGTTATCACTCTGGATGTTTTACTTCCCGATACCAGTGGCTGGAATGTTCTTAAACAGCTGAAGAGCGATCTCGATACGACAAGCATCCCAGTACTTATTATTTCAGTTACAGATAACAACGAGCTGGGAGTTGCCCTCGGGGCAACTTATTCCTTTACAAAACCGGTAAGAAGAGTCGAACTACTGGACTCCTTAAGAGAAATCACAGGTAAGTTCAGTTTCGACGAACCAAAGGTTCTTATCATTGACGACGATGAGAACGCGGTGGAACTGCTGAGTTCAATGATTGAATCCGAGGGCTTTGAGATAGTAAAGGCTTACAGTGGGCAGGCAGGTCTGGACAAGCTCTTTTCCGAGCAGCAGCCGGATATCCTCATCCTCGACCTGCTGATGCCGGAGATAAGTGGATTTGAGATCATTTCCCGTCTGAGAGACGGGGAACAGACAAAAGATATTCCTTTAATTGTCTGTACTGCAGGCGAGTTTACCGAGAAGAATATTGAAAAACTGAACGGCGAACTTAAGGGTCATCTTATTTCTATTATGAAAAAGGGCACTTTCGGAAGAAAAGAGTTAATTAATAGGATAAAACAATTAGCTATGCTGAAGAGGCGTGAAGATGAAAGAAATTCTTATTGTCGAAGATAA